One Nicotiana sylvestris chromosome 12, ASM39365v2, whole genome shotgun sequence genomic window carries:
- the LOC138883435 gene encoding uncharacterized protein has protein sequence MARTRATGRGGRPPVPSTDATRGRGHGRGCGRGRVARAAPVNPPAAPVPDQAPAAVPVRAPAMPIAVLATTAAATSQAREGTQTPVNRTVKQVVHGLQTPKAIPAQPVAPVQNFVVPAMPDDEQRCLERFGRLQPPTFSGAEGEDAQGFLTSVSFQGAAFTWWEDFARRRPVGAAPLTWQQFSTLFLEKYVPQSRREELRRQFEWLTQGDMSVTRYEMRFSQLARHATWMIPTDRERIRRFVDGLNYSLRILMTRERVLGASFEEVVDIARDIEIVRCREREEREAKRPRGSGSFGGAPSRGQFQCGRGRSFRPPQPARPEYSRTSSDRGHQGFQQGQSSLNALPAQSSSYAPSVQGSSVPSASAGHSGARGSLQFPSPVPVYGWEGLSIVSSFVRDVGAETPSIDYVPVVRDFPDVFPGDLPGIPPDRDIDFGIDLEEHAKHLRVVLQRLREEKLYAKFSKCEFWLSSVAFLGHIVSNEGIQVDPKKIAAVQSWSRPSSAVEIRSFLGLEGYYRRLQHLFKQKDLNLMQRRWLELLKDYDITILYHAGKANVVADALSRKAVSMGSLAYILVGERPFAVDIQTLANRFVRLDIFEPSRVLAYVVSRSSLYDRIRECQYDDPHLLVLKDRVQHDDARNVTIDDDGILRM, from the exons atggcgaggactcgtgctactggacgaggtggacgaccaccagtgccatcTACTgatgccaccagaggccgtggacacGGTCGTGGGTGTGGCAGAGGTAGAGTAGCACGGGCAGCACCTGttaatccaccagctgccccagttccagatcaggctccagcagcTGTACCAGTTCGAGCACCAGCTATGCCTATC gcggtcttagccactacagccgcagctacttcacaggccagggAAGGCACACAGACTCCTGTTAATCGCACAGTTAAGCAGGTTGTACATGGATTGCAGACACCGAAAGCTattccagctcagccggttgcaccagttcaGAACTTTGTGGTCCCAGCTATGCCAGACGATGAGCAGCGTTGTCTCGAGAGatttggtaggctccagcctccgacattcagcggtgcagagggtgaggatgcccagggtttcttgacaagtgtcagc ttcCAGGGAGCTGCATTTACCTGGTGGGAAGATTTTGCGAGGCGTagacctgttggtgcagcgccccttacttggcagcagttctccactctatttctggagaagtatgtacctcagtcccgcagagaggagctgcgtaggcagtttgagtggttgactcAAGGAGATATGTCCGTGACTcggtacgagatgagattttcacagttggctcgtcatgctacttggatgattccgacagatcgtgagaggatccggAGATTCGTGGATGGTCTTAACTACTCTCTCCGCAttttgatgactagagagagagtattgggtgcttCGTTCGAGGAGGTAGTTGACATCGCTCGTGATATTGAGATAGTTCGCtgcagagagagagaggagagggaggccaagaggcccagAGGTTCAGGCAGTTTTGGTGGTGCTCCGTCTAGGGGCCAGTTCCAGTGTGGTAGAGGTCGTTCCTTCAGACCTCCTCAGCCGGCCCGTCCAGAGTATAGTAGGACATCTTCAGACCGTGGTCATCAGGGATTTCAGCAGGGCCAGTCTTCACTTAACGCTCTCCCAGCTCAGAGCTCATCCTATGCCCCTTCAGTTCAGGGTTCATCTGTGCCAAGTGCATCGGCTGGTCATtcaggtgcgaggggttccctccAGTTCCCTTCTCCAGTACCTG tgtatggttgggaagggttgtctatcGTATCTAGCTTTGTgcgagatgttggagctgagactcctagtattgattatgtcccagttgtgagggattttcctgatgtatttcctggaGACCTGCCGGGCATTCCGCCGgatagggatatcgattttggcattgacttg GAGGAGCACGCCAAGCATTTGCGTgtggtgttgcagagattgagggaggagaagctttatgcaaaattctccaagtgtgaattttggctaagttctgttgcattcttgggacacatagtgtccaacgagggtattcaggttgatccaaagaagatagcaGCAGTGCAAagttggtctagaccgtcctcagccgtagagatccgtagttttctcgGATTAgaaggctattatcgccg tcttcagcatttgtttaaGCAGAAAGACCTTAATTTGATGCAGCGGAGGTGGCTTgagttgctaaaagattatgacatcactattttgtatcatgcgggaaaggccaatgtagtagcagatgccttgagccgaaaggcagttagtatggggagtttggcgtacattctagttggggagaggccctttGCAGTTGATATTCAAAccttggctaatcggtttgtgagactgGACATTtttgagcccagtcgggtgttggcctatgtggtttctcggtcttccttatatgatcgcattagagaatgccaatatgatgatccgcatttgcttgtccttaaggacagagttcagcatgatgatgccaggaaTGTGACTATAGATGATGATGGcatattgaggatgtag